A stretch of the Uranotaenia lowii strain MFRU-FL chromosome 3, ASM2978415v1, whole genome shotgun sequence genome encodes the following:
- the LOC129751745 gene encoding microtubule-associated protein futsch isoform X2 — MVVSKDGKRRRKVGSAVTASGTANATSSNSNTRTGTASGAGNAGQAPAGSAEQISASAAASRETPDSELSPEIPKRPKVQAQRKFAQGQGSASTSAYLTFATNPPTNPPKDGQARPSGTDTGPIPELLPNMRPNTEDFLTFLCFRGTQVLPPSLDFFNTAQQASGPSSNRGTVSSTSVTNPKAHTGNEKSTPATEQLKDTMEKKKDSTDSTVPKKNEPEVKKPETATIDKPAFMPFAVRKRAEQHPENRRVQTVQALRKKYHEQRMAKLRVTAYNKQTRTGNSRGRTGSEDEEEGEDEGENERQTAKQPIKENKNLKPSTAKKKQPEKNTGKKVVKNTKKSASKELVGAKIGLTKDNTETKNVNDNEEEKIVASKPNAVETPAKSKPKGSKKKSVEPIEETEKRTTRLSALKSPIARTISPSKSATPPPVPKSKTEAIAIPAPDQDFSSDDDEPLLKRAARKRAAAKTTNAKKGRKSEPIPEKTPVETPEKKPRRSESVSRKSDVSSKKSEVPVPPENSVTSQKRTPRSRKRYSFPPTELPSVPDIDVQVQVTDATTTVPMVDRIDSTAVNDTMVEQFTKTSPKKASGGRKKKVEPDVSPQVGEKKPRKTPEIITQSAPEINSRPSRKTKEAATLYMELIGRKLNHDDKTDDDASSLDSLELPNVRKLEQMENELKANVEKKESNGGPAKNNPRKKKETVKSTAKANQPKEAESKEQKVVEKSFSDSDEEPLASKFQRKKQQIRQKQKEKAKKASPKKKSPTKTSPAKDTVEKLSTTNTLVQEISVESKSPKPNAEERIASPLPPPKPPSPVKTPTKQTPPLKTSSPKVSTPQILSLPVQISSPEILRSPGAGTDDLNSTKVNKSHDNTFQSATAADLSISPIKPITSQQAPQQPFIRSVKPIPTTTPTDVPIEKPAPNAGQPEIPFNRNVKNDVNLDESDFLKGFEQSSPTSPVAPKTNSLLGNLLPSKEESEKIFGIASVSLAQSSGPLDTKCTLGKCGSVHKPPLGPPVLTESLLGGHLSPRDRRKTKVNMTHEQIQKWIDETSWSPIPDDIEGDLKVLEQPKTPVPTPPSVAWERLLESNKPEPIPAEQKPPTPVQQAKKEEESKPPTPQPSGSGSRGPTLKAKPVTVKPEKEIVSEVVTTPEETAKPIEPKTSITKEDIKEVEEPVKKQQPKIRTPSPTKKEAKKETRAKVAEQLASSTTVAITVSTTTTVPTATATATTPNAERKPIYKQGRTPVYKQEALKTSKTTSSASAANKFGAFSPDNEPSVYSFDNEDTFVPLATPFRRQSRRESCNSSARDEIQAPPVPSTSAGRGKSSEEKTNTFQKPGSVNSPSKTGVQPAVSVTLSPDDNAKSTAISVMPSDEKPCKIEESVKEEEKKTSADDSDDEGHTFYIPLQGPNSAAVGSKSDQVIQGVAVKLGTEGPEGPNQRVIMHAKLVTRAQMGSNTTPIPESMNVQELVKSLMAAGPGMSKDGFSKMVPVGTVQPRFKTNDSPKPNDKPSTPAVATTSTAPTVAPPPPTPPPPVPQEEPRSNTGLSRINSNSSLNSSQRSKNNKVKAKLEAQQIQPSNNTAFPRRDDPAQMVEAPVFKPTDKEFHDPIEYIERITPVAARFGICRIIPPASFKPECRISDDMRFMAYNQYVHKMLHRWGPSAKEYAAIKKYLATQSINLQNPPLIGGMEVDLPRLYHTVQELGGLKEVIEKKKWARVSEDMCIPKAAHDRVSKLDDIYCKYLLPYDTLSPAERQKLFDEVEADWAKREAKARRNADKCVNSEIRNSGDSDDEEEESNEEEEDDEFSMECIMKGRTMPLNQFFRIARNTMSLWFKNSEPTVAEMESEYWRHVAVRDSHVCVHSGSIDSSAYGFGFPAPRVKGSSCARHPWNLKVLTNNSGSILRSLGPVMGITIPTLHVGMLFSACCWYRDPHGLPWIEYLHTGANKIWYGIPDDQNSNFRSALTSLVPTHCQNKTIWLPCDTAMVPPHMLTDRNVSLCRTEQQPGQFVIVFPRAYTSSLCTGYAVSESVYFASSSWLDTAKDDFKDIQESCEPTMFSVEQLVFAIANDQRSNHDTVIQVFPMISDIYEKEKQQRRILQDNGVNKSEKIETKRKTASLEEFECDICRANLYLSLVRVKIISDDDDAVDEEERIYCLKHAIKFVTESRLPAKFCKLAYTYSLDDIEELLRKLQDRIAHKKVPKSGGGGGSSTGGGRVRVIYQQRFLRESCSLQQHFNKTLF; from the exons atggttgTATCAAAGGATGGCAAACGTCGCAGGAAAGTTGGGTCGGCAGTGACAGCTTCGGGGACGGCCAATGCAACTTCTAGTAACAGTAACACACGTACCGGGACAGCATCCGGTGCTGGCAACGCTGGACAAGCCCCAGCTGGATCTGCGGAACAAATTTCggcttctgctgctgcttccAGAGAAACTCCCGATAGCGAACTTTCGCCCGAGATTCCTAAAAG ACCAAAAGTCCAAGCGCAACGTAAATTTGCGCAAGGCCAAGGTTCGGCGTCTACATCTGCATATCTAACGTTCGCGACTAATCCTCCAACAAACCCCCCGAAAGATGGACAAGCTCGACCGAGTGGTACAGATACAGGTCCCATTCCAGAGCTTTTACCAAACATGCGACCGAACACAGaagattttctaacatttctctGCTTTCGTGGTACGCAAGTTCTTCCACCAAGTCTAGACTTTTTCAATACAGCTCAGCAAGCATCTGGACCATCTAGTAACCGAGGAACCGTTTCCTCTACATCTGTCACCAATCCTAAAGCTCACACCGGCAATGAAAAATCTACTCCAGCAACTGAACAATTGAAAGATACGATGGAAAAGAAGAAAGATTCAACTGATTCGACGGTTCCGAAAAAGAACGAACCAGAAGTAAAGAAACCTGAAACTGCAACTATCGATAAACCAGCTTTTATGCCGTTTGCGGTAAGGAAAAGGGCCGAACAACACCCTGAGAATCGCCGGGTTCAAACGGTTCAAGCTTTGAGGAAGAAGTACCACGAACAGCGTATGGCCAAACTAAGAGTTACGGCTTACAATAAACAAACTCGAACAGGAAACAGTAGAGGCAGAACCGGTTCGGAGGACGAAGAAGAAGGTGAAGATGAAGGTGAAAATGAAAGACAAACAGCGAAACAACccataaaagaaaacaaaaacttaaaaccaAGTACCGCAAAGAAAAAGCAGCCAGAGAAGAACACTGGAAAGAAAGTcgttaaaaatactaaaaagtcTGCTTCTAAAGAATTAGTAGGTGCTAAGATTGGTTTGACTAAAGACAACACAGAAACGAAAAATGTTAACGACAATGAAGAGGAGAAAATAGTAGCTTCCAAACCTAATGCTGTAGAAACGCCTGCCAAATCGAAACCCAAAGGATCTAAGAAGAAATCTGTTGAACCCATAGAGGAAACAGAAAAACGGACAACTAGATTATCCGCTTTAAAAAGTCCAATTGCTCGAACAATATccccttcaaaatctgcaaccCCTCCACCAGTAccgaaatccaaaacagaagCCATAGCCATTCCAGCACCAGATCAAGATTTTTCATCAGACGACGATGAACCTCTTTTGAAAAGAGCAGCCCGGAAAAGAGCCGCAGCCAAGACAACGAATGCTAAGAAAGGACGCAAATCTGAACCTATTCCAGAGAAAACGCCGGTGGAAACACCTGAAAAGAAACCACGGAGATCTGAGTCAGTCAGTCGGAAATCGGATGTGAGTTCAAAGAAATCAGAAGTCCCTGTGCCGCCGGAAAACTCCGTTACCTCTCAGAAGAGAACTCCTCGTAGCAGAAAGCGGTACAGTTTTCCACCAACTGAATTACCTTCTGTACCCGACATTGATGTTCAAGTTCAAGTAACCGATGCCACCACTACAGTGCCCATGGTCGACAGAATTGATTCAACAGCTGTTAATGACACTATGGTTGAACAATTTACTAAAACATCACCCAAAAAGGCTAGTGGGGGAAGGAAAAAGAAAGTTGAACCTGATGTTTCTCCACAAGTTGGAGAGAAAAAGCCGAGGAAGACACCAGAAATAATTACACAGTCCGCACCGGAAATAAATTCTAGACCAAGCCGGAAGACTAAAGAAGCCGCTACACTCTACATGGAACTGATAGGTAGAAAATTAAACCATGATGATAAAACTGATGATGATGCTTCGTCGTTGGATAGCTTAGAATTGCCAAATGTAAGAAAGTTAGAACAGATGGAAAATGAATTGAAAGCCAATGTCGAAAAGAAAGAATCAAATGGTGGACCTGCTAaaaataatcctcgcaaaaagaaAGAGACCGTTAAATCAACGGCGAAAGCGAATCAGCCAAAGGAAGCTGAAAGTAAAGAAcaaaaagttgttgagaaaaGTTTCAGTGATTCTGATGAAGAGCCTTTGGCAAGTAAATTCCAACGAAAGAAGCAACAAATACGTCAAAAGCAGAAAGAAAAAGCTAAGAAAGCGTCTCCAAAAAAGAAAAGCCCTACAAAAACATCTCCTGCTAAGGATactgttgaaaaattatcaacaacTAACACGCTTGTACAAGAGATCTCAGTTGAAAGTAAATCTCCCAAACCAAATGCGGAAGAACGAATCGCTTCTCCACTCCCGCCACCCAAACCACCATCACCAGTGAAAACGCCCACTAAGCAAACGCCGCCTCTGAAGACTTCGAGTCCCAAGGTTTCAACCCCTCAAATCTTAAGTCTTCCCGTACAAATATCGAGCCCCGAAATTCTGAGATCCCCTGGCGCCGGTACTGATGACCTGAATTCTactaaagtgaataaatcacACGACAATACATTCCAATCGGCTACAGCAGCAGATTTAAGTATATCTCCAATAAAACCTATTACATCACAACAAGCACCGCAACAACCGTTTATCCGATCGGTGAAACCAATACCAACAACAACACCAACAGATGTACCAATTGAAAAACCTGCACCTAATGCTGGTCAACCGGAAATTCCCTTCAATAGGAAcgttaaaaatgatgtaaatctGGATGAATCTGATTTCCTTAAAGGGTTTGAACAAAGTTCACCTACATCACCAGTTGCACCTAAAACAAACTCTCTTCTCGGAAATCTGCTGCCAAGCAAAGAGGAATCTGAAAAGATATTTGGAATTGCAAGTGTCAGTCTAGCTCAAAGTTCTGGTCCACTAGACACGAAATGTACGCTCGGCAAATGTGGGTCAGTGCATAAACCTCCACTAGGCCCTCCAGTGCTAACAGAATCCCTGTTGGGAGGACATCTTTCTCCGAGGGATAGAAGGAAAACCAAAGTCAACATGACACATGAACAGATACAAAAATGGATTGATGAAACATCTTGGTCTCCCATTCCGGATGACATTGAAGGAGATTTGAAAGTCTTGGAACAACCTAAAACACCGGTTCCGACACCGCCATCCGTTGCTTGGGAAAGGCTACTTGAATCGAACAAACCAGAACCAATTCCAGCGGAACAGAAACCACCTACACCGGTTCAACAAGCCAAGAAAGAGGAAGAATCAAAACCACCAACGCCGCAACCCAGTGGAAGTGGTTCGAGAGGGCCAACACTCAAAGCTAAACCCGTTACTGTGAAACCAGAGAAAGAAATAGTAAGTGAAGTTGTTACTACTCCTGAAGAAACCGCTAAACCAATCGAACCCAAAACTTCTATCACAAAAGAGGATATAAAAGAGGTAGAGGAACCAGTTAAAAAGCAGCAACCAAAAATCAGAACTCCATCGCCAACTAAGAAGGAAGCGAAAAAAGAGACTAGGGCTAAAGTGGCAGAACAACTTGCCTCAAGTACAACGGTGGCCATTACTGTTTCCACAACAACGACTGTGCCCACTGCAACGGCAACAGCTACGACGCCTAACGCTGAAAGGAAACCAATTTACAAACAGGGCCGAACTCCTGTTTATAAACAGGAAGCCTTAAAAACCTCCAAAACTACGTCAAGTGCCTCAGCTGCCAATAAATTTGGGGCATTTTCACCGGACAATGAACCAAGTGTGTATTCTTTCGACAATGAAGATACATTTGTGCCATTGGCCACTCCGTTCCGGAGGCAAAGCAGAAGGGAATCATGCAATTCATCTGCTCGAGATGAAATTCAAGCCCCTCCCGTGCCATCTACATCTGCTGGTAGAGGAAAATCGTcggaagaaaaaacaaacacatttcAAAAACCCGGTTCGGTGAATTCTCCAAGTAAAACTGGTGTGCAGCCTGCTGTAAGCGTCACGTTGAGTCCAGATGATAACGCCAAATCGACTGCCATCTCTGTAATGCCTTCGGATGAAAAACCTTGTAAAATTGAAGAAAGCGTCAAAGAAGAGGAAAAGAAAACCAGTGCAGACGATTCTGATGATGAAGGCCATACGTTTTACATTCCTTTACAAGGACCAAACTCGGCGGCTGTAGGAAGTAAATCTGACCAGGTCATTCAAGGAGTTGCTGTTAAACTAGGCACGGAAGGACCCGAGGGTCCAAATCAACGTGTTATAATGCATGCTAAACTAGTTACGCGAGCACAAATGGGATCAAATACAACACCAATTCCGGAATCCATGAATGTACAAGAGTTGGTCAAAAGTCTGATGGCTGCGGGGCCAGGAATGAGCAAAGACGGTTTCTCGAAAATGGTTCCGGTTGGAACCGTGCAGCCTCGATTTAAAACGAACGACTCTCCGAAACCGAATGACAAGCCATCTACTCCTGCAGTGGCAACAACTTCAACGGCACCTACTGTTGCGCCTCCTCCACCTACACCACCTCCACCAGTTCCACAAGAGGAGCCCCGAAGTAACACTGGCCTTTCACGGATCAACTCAAACTCATCGCTCAATTCATCACAGCGATCGAAAAACAACAAAGTCAAAGCGAAGCTTGAAGCTCAACAAATTCAACCGAGCAACAATACAGCCTTTCCCCGCAGGGATGATCCAGCCCAAATGGTCGAAGCTCCCGTATTCAAACCTACCGACAAAGAGTTTCATGACCCAATTGAATACATTGAAAGAATTACTCCGGTGGCAGCTCGTTTCGGTATCTGCCGGATAATTCCACCAGCGAGCTTCAAACCCGAATGTCGCATTTCCGATGATATGCGATTCATGGCGTATAACCAGTATGTGCACAAGATGCTCCATCGCTGGGGACCAAGTGCAAAGGAGTATGCCGCTATAAAGAAATATCTAGCCACACAAAGCATCAACCTACAAAATCCTCCCCTGATAGGGGGAATGGAGGTAGATCTACCTCGGTTGTATCACACTGTACAAGAACTGGGAGGCCTCAAGGAGGTTatcgaaaaaaagaaatgggCGCGTGTTTCGGAGGACATGTGCATTCCCAAAGCAGCACATGATCGTGTTTCGAAATTAGACGACATTTACTGTAAATACTTACTTCCGTACGACACACTCTCTCCTGCTGAGCGTCAGAAACTGTTCGATGAGGTCGAAGCTGATTGGGCCAAACGGGAAGCTAAAGCTCGGCGTAATGCAGACAAATGCGTAAATTCCGAAATCCGAAACAGTGGCGATTCTGACGATGAAGAAGAAGAATCCAATGAAGAAGAGGAGGACGATGAGTTTTCTATGGAATGCATAATGAAAGGAAGAACAATGCCTTTGAACCAGTTCTTCCGGATAGCCCGAAATACAATGTCATTGTGGTTCAAGAATTCTGAACCCACTGTGGCAGAAATGGAAAGTGAATATTGGCGGCACGTTGCTGTGCGAGATAGTCATGTTTGTGTTCATTCTGGCTCAATCGATTCAAGCGCATATGGATTCGGATTTCCGGCACCTCGAGTCAAAGGTTCCTCGTGTGCCAGACATCCTTGGAACTTAAAAGTACTGACGAACAATAGCGGCTCAATACTACGGTCTCTTGGACCAGTAATGGGAATTACCATACCTACTTTACATGTGGGTATGCTTTTCAGTGCATGTTGCTGGTATCGCGACCCCCATGGTCTTCCATGGATCGAATATCTACATACGGGAGCTAACAAAATTTGGTATGGTATCCCGGATGATCAGAATTCCAATTTCCGATCAGCGTTGACATCGCTAGTGCCGACAcactgtcaaaacaaaactaTCTGGCTCCCTTGCGATACGGCCATGGTTCCACCCCATATGCTTACGGATCGAAATGTCTCACTGTGTCGCACCGAACAACAGCCAGGGCAATTTGTGATCGTGTTTCCGAGAGCCTATACTTCTAGTCTTTGCACTGGGTACGCCGTTTCGGAAAGCGTTTATTTTGCCTCCAGCTCATGGTTGGATACAGCAAAGGACGATTTTAAG GACATTCAAGAAAGCTGTGAACCAACAATGTTTTCAGTGGAACAGCTTGTGTTTGCCATTGCCAATGATCAGCGAAGTAATCACGACACGGTGATTCAAGTTTTCCCAATGATAAGTGATATATACGAGAAAGAAAAACAGCAACGCCGTATCTTACAG GACAATGGCGTAAATAaatcggagaaaattgaaacCAAACGGAAAACAGCTTCATTAGAAGAGTTTGAGTGCGACATTTGTCGCGCTAATTTGTACCTTTCTTTGGTGCGGGTCAAAATTATTTCCGATGACGACGATGCCGTTGATGAAGAGGAGCGAATCTACTGCCTCAAGCATGCGATCAAGTTTGTCACCGAAAGTCGCCTGCCAGCAAAGTTTTGTAAGCTCGCTTACACTTACTCCTTGGATGATATTGAGGAACTTTTGCGAAAGCTTCAGGACCGTATAGCGCACAAAAAGGTTCCCAAGAGCGGCGGCGGGGGAGGCAGCAGTACTGGAGGTGGCCGGG TAAGAGTAATTTATCAGCAGAGATTTCTGCGGGAGAGTTGCTCTCTACAGCAGCATTTCAACAAGACGCTATTCTAG